The Candidatus Babeliales bacterium genome has a segment encoding these proteins:
- a CDS encoding ABC transporter ATP-binding protein codes for MLFAKNNLVGLLSFTSPHKKSILLASIYSVINKVCDIIPEILMSVAIDVVVSQEKSVIAQFGVLDPMYQLYVVSGLMATFWILEAIFEYLYYVTWHDLAQEIQHDLRLQTYQTMQGLDLEYFETKTTGGLLTVVQEDIAQIGTFFSQIPNELIQLMISTIGLGAVFLYISPKVFLLTLIPIPFVIYIAYYFQHKLARLYEKLRQASGKISNHTMYRLHAISAIKSYTTEQYELKRLHNESNHFKKIFGDSSNVTALYIPSVRLAIMVGFITAMIVGGQLILQGSIEISMYAILMFLMQRFLWPFTTASHIVNSYKKTVTSANRIVAVLHAKPKIMSGTESFSVKDMKGEVVFENIAFSYPNGVEVFKDLSFDIPAQTTVGFVGTTGSGKSTIVQLLLRFYDIQSGSIAIDGRDIKNMKLDDLRESISLVSQSVYMVDGTIQDNISYGTFQASQDDIIKAAQMAQAHDFIMEMPQGYQTVLHEYGKNLSGGQKQRLSIARALLKKSRILVFDEATSALDNETESLISESMDRLRKDHTIIIIAHRLSTVRQADIIFVLDNGQIVESGSHDELMEKNGVYAQLWNV; via the coding sequence ATGTTGTTTGCGAAAAATAATTTGGTGGGGTTACTGTCTTTTACCTCGCCACATAAAAAAAGTATTTTGTTGGCGTCCATCTATTCTGTCATCAACAAAGTGTGTGATATTATTCCAGAAATTTTAATGAGTGTTGCAATCGATGTTGTCGTAAGTCAAGAAAAGTCCGTTATTGCTCAGTTCGGAGTTTTAGATCCGATGTATCAATTGTATGTGGTGAGTGGTCTGATGGCAACCTTTTGGATATTGGAAGCAATTTTTGAGTATTTATATTATGTAACATGGCATGATCTAGCTCAAGAAATTCAACATGATTTACGTTTGCAAACATATCAAACGATGCAAGGCTTGGATCTGGAATATTTTGAAACTAAAACAACTGGTGGACTCTTGACTGTTGTTCAAGAGGATATTGCTCAAATAGGGACTTTTTTTAGCCAGATCCCGAATGAATTGATTCAATTAATGATAAGTACTATAGGTCTGGGAGCAGTGTTTCTGTATATTTCGCCCAAGGTTTTTTTGTTAACGTTGATACCGATTCCTTTCGTGATTTATATAGCCTATTATTTTCAACATAAATTAGCTCGATTGTATGAAAAATTGCGTCAGGCGTCAGGTAAGATTTCGAATCATACGATGTATCGTTTGCATGCTATTTCTGCGATAAAAAGTTATACGACTGAACAGTATGAATTAAAGCGTTTACATAATGAAAGTAATCATTTTAAAAAGATTTTTGGTGATTCAAGTAATGTTACGGCTTTGTATATTCCTTCGGTTCGCTTAGCTATTATGGTTGGATTTATTACAGCAATGATTGTTGGGGGACAACTTATATTGCAAGGATCTATTGAAATAAGTATGTATGCGATACTTATGTTTTTAATGCAGCGTTTTTTGTGGCCATTTACAACAGCATCACATATCGTAAATTCATATAAAAAAACAGTTACTTCTGCAAATCGTATTGTGGCTGTTTTGCATGCTAAACCAAAAATTATGAGCGGAACAGAATCGTTTTCTGTTAAAGATATGAAAGGAGAAGTTGTTTTTGAGAATATTGCTTTCTCATATCCTAACGGAGTGGAAGTTTTTAAAGATTTATCGTTTGATATTCCAGCGCAAACAACAGTGGGCTTTGTAGGAACAACGGGATCTGGAAAAAGTACTATCGTGCAATTATTATTACGGTTTTATGATATACAAAGTGGGTCTATTGCTATTGATGGCCGTGATATAAAAAATATGAAACTTGATGATTTACGAGAGTCGATCAGCCTTGTAAGTCAAAGTGTGTACATGGTTGATGGAACCATACAAGACAATATTTCCTATGGTACGTTTCAAGCATCACAAGATGATATAATCAAAGCTGCCCAAATGGCACAAGCACATGATTTTATTATGGAAATGCCGCAAGGATATCAAACAGTTTTGCATGAATATGGAAAAAATCTTTCAGGTGGTCAAAAACAAAGACTCTCCATTGCACGAGCCTTACTGAAAAAATCTCGTATCTTAGTTTTTGATGAAGCAACGTCAGCTCTTGATAATGAGACTGAATCTTTAATTTCAGAGTCAATGGATCGTTTAAGAAAAGATCATACGATTATTATTATTGCGCATCGTCTTTCAACCGTGCGGCAAGCAGATATTATTTTTGTTTTAGATAATGGCCAGATAGTAGAATCTGGATCTCATGACGAGTTGATGGAAAAAAATGGAGTCTATGCTCAATTGTGGAATGTATAA